The following are encoded together in the Myxococcales bacterium genome:
- a CDS encoding RidA family protein has product MPRKTISTDRAPAAIGPYSQAIACGDFLFLSGQIPLDPSTGELVTGNIELETRRVLDNLGQVLAGAGASFGDLLKTTIFLTDLADFAVVNRVYGERFDKDPPARATVQVAALPRGARVEIDGIARMPRTG; this is encoded by the coding sequence ATGCCCCGAAAAACAATCTCCACCGATCGAGCCCCGGCCGCCATCGGCCCCTACTCTCAGGCCATCGCGTGTGGAGACTTCCTTTTCTTGAGCGGGCAGATCCCTCTCGACCCGAGCACGGGAGAGCTCGTGACCGGCAACATCGAGCTCGAGACTCGGCGTGTGCTCGACAACCTGGGTCAGGTGTTGGCCGGCGCCGGTGCGAGCTTTGGCGACCTGCTGAAGACCACGATTTTTTTGACGGACCTGGCCGACTTTGCGGTCGTCAACCGGGTATACGGGGAACGCTTCGACAAAGACCCACCGGCCCGCGCCACGGTTCAAGTTGCCGCGCTGCCGAGGGGGGCGCGCGTCGAGATCGACGGCATCGCGCGCATGCCGAGAACGGGATGA
- a CDS encoding aminotransferase class IV, whose protein sequence is MSTVVLVDGELCEPDAARVSVFDRGFLYGDSVFETLRTYAGRPFKQAEHLARLERSAARVFIELPVSLSQLAQEINTGLERAGNPESYMRVIVTRGSGPVGLDIGFEVDPLRVVIIAPLEPPPAEAYARGITVVTFPTQRVAESTEAAGTKVGNYLVAVLAMRKARAAGASEALIVDHAGNVVEGASSNVFAVRGGRLSTPAEEAGILPGITRSTLLDVAREAGIAVDFEALSVAELQAADEVFVTSSIRELLPVVRIDSTAIGAGTPGPTSLLLLRSFRKKARDLLGLPEPTGH, encoded by the coding sequence GTGAGCACCGTCGTCCTCGTAGATGGGGAGCTCTGTGAGCCAGACGCAGCACGCGTCAGCGTCTTCGATCGAGGGTTTCTCTACGGTGACTCGGTGTTCGAGACACTTCGAACTTACGCAGGGCGGCCGTTCAAACAGGCCGAGCATCTGGCGCGCCTCGAGCGGAGCGCAGCCCGAGTGTTCATCGAGCTGCCGGTGTCGCTCTCGCAGCTCGCGCAAGAGATCAACACGGGACTCGAGCGCGCTGGCAACCCCGAGAGCTACATGCGTGTGATCGTCACCCGCGGGAGCGGCCCAGTCGGTCTGGACATCGGCTTCGAAGTGGACCCGCTCAGAGTCGTGATCATCGCTCCGCTCGAGCCGCCGCCGGCAGAGGCCTATGCACGCGGCATCACCGTCGTGACGTTTCCTACCCAACGTGTCGCGGAGTCGACCGAGGCGGCCGGCACGAAGGTCGGCAACTACCTGGTGGCCGTGCTGGCCATGCGCAAGGCGCGGGCAGCAGGCGCCAGCGAGGCATTGATCGTCGACCACGCCGGCAACGTCGTCGAGGGGGCCTCGTCCAACGTGTTCGCGGTCCGCGGCGGGCGCCTCTCGACTCCGGCGGAGGAGGCGGGGATCCTGCCGGGCATCACGCGCTCGACCCTGCTCGACGTGGCCCGGGAGGCGGGCATCGCGGTCGATTTCGAGGCGCTCTCGGTGGCCGAGCTCCAGGCGGCGGACGAGGTCTTTGTCACCTCGAGCATCCGGGAGCTGTTGCCGGTGGTCCGCATCGACAGCACGGCGATTGGCGCGGGAACGCCGGGTCCCACGAGCCTTTTGTTGCTGCGGTCGTTCCGGAAAAAGGCCCGGGATCTTCTGGGTTTGCCCGAACCGACCGGGCACTGA
- the dnaX gene encoding DNA polymerase III subunit gamma/tau, translated as MSYVVLARKWRPMSFDDLVGQEHVARTLGNAIDVGRVAHAFLFTGVRGVGKTTSARILAKALNCTRAPGTVPAGTDAGPTASPCLQCAPCIEIAAGSDVDVQEIDGASYNGVDEVRRLQEMIPYRPARDRYKIFIVDEVHMLSQSAWNAFLKTLEEPPPHVKFIFATTEVHKVPITILSRVQRFDFKLIPTRLIADRLRSVTQKEGIGADDRALGILSREAAGSMRDAMSLLDQVIAWGGETLTGPDVSRVLGVASHQVLHDIAAALVRGDAPRALEVVAELSKQGHDIPHVARDLLALLRDVVVAKVCPDPGELLDLADEERSDVMALAQGANADDLLRLHQGFSQGFDEVVRSGQPRAALEMLLVRLARRPPLLPIDDLIGRLSALERRLGRAPTRDAARPERTSARADFDAMRPAEGRPRPRETQSRERPSPPRDRREEPPSEPATTGPGPRAASRPRDTAPTPRPIAAAASPSAPPSRRSTAPEPEPPEPPTETPSADVDIVAFVGILERLAALRPELSAFFEHAAPLSLSPTELVVGFEPGSVFAAQAAEKEAVAALTRAASEHFGVRVHVVVELDSERSRGFDTLAAQSARERRAKVQQAIAEAKRHPSVTDAIEVLGARIKDLKLAAK; from the coding sequence ATGAGTTACGTGGTCCTGGCGCGCAAATGGCGACCGATGAGCTTCGACGATCTCGTCGGACAAGAGCACGTGGCGCGAACTCTCGGCAACGCCATCGATGTCGGTCGGGTCGCCCACGCCTTTCTCTTCACCGGGGTACGCGGTGTCGGCAAGACGACGAGTGCGCGCATCTTGGCCAAGGCCCTGAATTGCACACGAGCTCCCGGGACGGTCCCGGCCGGCACGGACGCCGGACCCACCGCGTCACCGTGCTTGCAATGCGCTCCCTGCATCGAGATCGCCGCCGGCAGCGATGTCGACGTGCAAGAGATTGACGGCGCGAGCTACAACGGCGTGGACGAAGTCCGCCGTCTGCAGGAGATGATCCCGTACCGTCCGGCCCGAGACCGGTACAAGATCTTCATCGTCGACGAGGTTCACATGCTCTCGCAGAGCGCGTGGAACGCGTTCCTGAAGACCCTGGAAGAGCCTCCCCCGCATGTGAAGTTCATCTTCGCGACCACGGAGGTCCACAAGGTTCCGATCACCATCCTGAGCCGCGTGCAGCGCTTCGATTTCAAGCTGATCCCGACCCGGCTCATCGCGGACCGCCTGCGCTCCGTCACTCAAAAAGAGGGCATCGGCGCCGACGATCGGGCCCTCGGTATCCTTTCGCGCGAAGCAGCCGGCAGCATGCGGGACGCGATGAGCTTGCTCGACCAGGTCATCGCCTGGGGTGGAGAGACGCTCACCGGCCCGGACGTGTCGCGAGTGCTCGGCGTGGCCAGCCATCAGGTGCTGCACGACATCGCGGCAGCGCTCGTCCGTGGGGACGCGCCCCGCGCGCTCGAAGTGGTCGCCGAGCTATCCAAGCAGGGACACGACATCCCGCACGTGGCCCGCGATCTGCTCGCGCTCTTGCGCGACGTCGTCGTCGCCAAGGTCTGCCCGGACCCAGGTGAGCTGCTCGATCTCGCGGACGAAGAGCGGAGCGACGTCATGGCACTCGCTCAGGGCGCAAACGCCGACGATCTGCTGCGGCTGCACCAAGGCTTCTCTCAGGGCTTCGACGAAGTGGTCCGGAGCGGCCAGCCGCGAGCCGCGCTGGAGATGCTGCTGGTGCGACTCGCGCGGCGTCCGCCACTCTTGCCCATCGACGATTTGATCGGACGGCTCTCGGCGCTCGAGCGTCGCCTGGGCAGGGCGCCGACTCGAGATGCGGCGAGGCCGGAGCGGACCTCGGCCCGCGCGGACTTCGACGCCATGCGACCGGCGGAAGGCCGACCGCGACCGCGAGAGACCCAGAGCCGAGAGCGCCCGAGCCCCCCGCGCGATCGGCGCGAAGAACCTCCATCCGAACCTGCGACGACTGGTCCCGGACCGCGTGCGGCGTCTCGCCCCAGAGACACGGCGCCGACACCCCGCCCCATCGCGGCCGCCGCCTCCCCGAGCGCCCCGCCCTCACGGCGCTCGACCGCCCCCGAGCCCGAACCACCGGAGCCACCCACGGAGACGCCGTCGGCGGACGTGGACATCGTGGCGTTCGTGGGGATCTTGGAGCGCCTTGCAGCGCTGCGCCCCGAGCTGTCTGCTTTCTTCGAGCACGCCGCGCCCCTCAGCCTCAGCCCCACCGAGCTGGTCGTCGGCTTCGAACCGGGCAGTGTGTTTGCGGCACAAGCAGCGGAAAAAGAGGCAGTGGCCGCCCTCACGCGCGCGGCCAGCGAGCATTTCGGCGTCCGCGTGCACGTCGTCGTCGAGCTCGACTCCGAACGCTCTCGCGGCTTCGACACGTTGGCGGCCCAGTCGGCGCGCGAGCGGCGGGCAAAGGTCCAGCAGGCGATCGCCGAGGCCAAGCGGCACCCGAGTGTAACCGACGCCATCGAGGTGCTCGGTGCCCGCATCAAGGACCTGAAGCTCGCTGCCAAGTGA
- the bioA gene encoding adenosylmethionine--8-amino-7-oxononanoate transaminase — translation MPLREHIVRLDKSRVWHPYTPMSAYVDHTDPLVLTQAKGSRLIDADGRSYIDGNSSWWTAALGHGHPRLVEALRRQAEVMCHVSLAGITHEPVARLADELCAVTPPGLSRVFFSDDGSTAVEVALKLSLQYWHQNGRPERTRFVALSGAFHGDTLGATALSGVELFRRPFASVLLDCIHVPVEPDGYARAFARLERVLREESDTLAAIVLEPMVQGAAGMRMYAAEHLARIAELASRADVFLILDEVFTGYGRTGPMWALEHAAVKPDLLCTAKAFSGGMLPMAATVVSERIYEGFLGDAERAFYYGHTYSGNPLGAAVAREVLAIYRDEQVLERARPKAARIARAFEGLADVVGPENVRALGMIGALDLGGAEGYLAGSGWRVYDEARKRGAYLRPLGNVVYLAPPLNIEDSELDALCQILDESVRAVAVR, via the coding sequence GTGCCGCTTCGTGAACACATCGTCCGGCTCGACAAAAGCCGAGTCTGGCACCCGTACACGCCGATGAGCGCTTACGTGGACCACACCGATCCCCTCGTGCTCACCCAGGCCAAGGGCTCACGCCTGATCGACGCCGACGGGCGGAGCTACATCGATGGCAATTCATCCTGGTGGACCGCTGCGCTCGGCCACGGTCACCCGCGACTGGTGGAGGCGCTGCGCCGTCAGGCCGAGGTGATGTGCCACGTCTCCCTGGCAGGCATCACCCACGAGCCAGTCGCTCGTTTGGCCGACGAGCTGTGTGCTGTCACCCCGCCCGGCCTGTCCCGAGTCTTCTTCAGCGATGACGGTTCCACGGCGGTCGAGGTCGCGCTGAAACTCTCACTGCAGTATTGGCACCAGAATGGGCGCCCCGAGCGGACGCGTTTCGTCGCGCTGTCCGGCGCATTTCACGGTGACACCCTCGGCGCGACTGCGCTCTCGGGCGTCGAGTTGTTCCGTCGGCCCTTCGCCAGTGTGCTCCTCGACTGCATCCACGTGCCCGTCGAGCCGGACGGCTACGCGCGGGCGTTCGCGCGGCTGGAGCGCGTGCTGAGAGAAGAGAGCGACACCCTCGCCGCGATCGTGCTCGAGCCGATGGTGCAGGGCGCCGCCGGCATGCGCATGTACGCTGCGGAGCACCTGGCCCGCATCGCCGAGCTCGCCAGCCGCGCCGACGTGTTCCTGATCCTGGACGAGGTGTTCACCGGCTACGGTCGCACCGGTCCGATGTGGGCGCTCGAGCACGCAGCCGTCAAACCGGACCTCCTGTGCACGGCCAAGGCGTTCAGCGGCGGAATGTTGCCGATGGCCGCTACCGTGGTGAGTGAGCGCATCTACGAAGGTTTCTTGGGTGACGCCGAGCGGGCCTTTTATTACGGCCACACCTACTCCGGTAATCCTCTGGGCGCGGCCGTCGCGCGGGAGGTGCTGGCGATTTATCGCGACGAGCAGGTGCTCGAGCGGGCGCGGCCCAAGGCCGCGCGGATCGCTCGGGCCTTCGAGGGTCTGGCGGACGTGGTTGGGCCCGAGAACGTGCGCGCCCTGGGCATGATCGGCGCCCTCGATCTGGGCGGAGCCGAGGGCTATCTGGCCGGAAGTGGTTGGCGTGTGTACGACGAGGCGCGCAAACGCGGCGCCTACCTGCGGCCCCTGGGCAACGTGGTCTACCTGGCACCGCCGCTCAACATCGAGGACTCCGAGCTGGACGCGCTGTGCCAGATCTTGGACGAATCCGTCCGCGCAGTCGCCGTGCGCTGA
- a CDS encoding isochorismatase family protein: MLRLEPRTTAVIVVDVQDRLAVAMPAEQLERVKRAARILVEGARLLGGTVLVTEQYPKGLGATLPELADLLRAADAPFFEKLQFSACDAAGFGARLEGSGAKTAIVLGMETHVCVYQTVRDLVARGLEVHVPIDGVASRREDHREVGLGLCERAGAIRTTSESVVFDWLGQASGDAFKQISKLVR; encoded by the coding sequence ATGCTTCGCCTCGAGCCCCGCACGACCGCCGTCATCGTCGTCGACGTTCAGGACCGCCTCGCGGTCGCCATGCCCGCCGAGCAGCTCGAACGTGTGAAGCGCGCGGCGCGGATCCTCGTGGAAGGAGCGCGGCTCTTGGGCGGCACGGTGCTCGTCACCGAGCAGTACCCGAAGGGGCTCGGCGCGACACTGCCGGAGCTGGCTGACCTGCTGCGGGCCGCAGACGCACCGTTCTTCGAGAAGCTTCAGTTCAGCGCCTGTGACGCGGCGGGCTTCGGCGCTCGGCTCGAAGGGAGCGGGGCGAAGACTGCCATCGTGCTCGGCATGGAGACCCACGTGTGCGTCTACCAGACCGTGCGGGATCTCGTCGCGCGGGGCCTCGAGGTGCACGTGCCCATCGATGGCGTGGCGTCACGCCGCGAGGACCACCGGGAGGTCGGCCTCGGCCTGTGTGAGCGGGCCGGCGCCATCCGCACCACCAGCGAGAGTGTGGTCTTCGACTGGCTGGGGCAGGCGAGCGGCGACGCTTTCAAGCAGATTTCCAAGCTGGTTCGCTGA
- a CDS encoding (2Fe-2S) ferredoxin domain-containing protein produces MAQRRRYLFVCVNRRPDGAPRGSCAARGSLELHARLKDLLKERGLAELEARACTSSCLDTCLYGPSIAVEPDHFFYGRVRLEDAEEIVDALVEGRRVERLVLDPEHFHEPKKSG; encoded by the coding sequence ATGGCGCAACGTCGACGGTATCTGTTCGTGTGTGTGAATAGGCGGCCGGACGGCGCTCCGCGTGGCTCGTGTGCGGCGCGCGGTTCGCTGGAGCTACACGCCCGCCTCAAGGACCTGCTGAAAGAGCGAGGACTCGCGGAGCTCGAGGCTCGGGCGTGTACCTCGAGCTGCCTCGACACGTGTTTGTACGGTCCCAGCATCGCGGTCGAACCCGACCACTTCTTCTACGGCAGGGTCAGGCTCGAGGACGCCGAGGAAATCGTCGATGCGTTGGTCGAAGGTCGTCGTGTCGAGCGCCTGGTCCTCGACCCGGAACATTTCCACGAGCCCAAGAAGTCTGGCTGA
- the recR gene encoding recombination protein RecR, with amino-acid sequence MQLLGRLPGVGEKTAQRYCLHLATESGELARELGQELLDAADSVGPCERCGNLAEVDPEKHRVCPVCRDYRRDPSLLCIVARVQDLLAIERSGAMRGRYFVLGRLLSPLDGIGPEELPLSALHNRIATDGVKEVIIATPPSVDGEATALYLARELERAGVSVSRIASGVPHGGDLEFADQITLGRAIDGRRSMGR; translated from the coding sequence ATGCAGCTGCTCGGGCGCCTGCCCGGCGTCGGTGAGAAGACCGCGCAGCGCTACTGCCTTCACCTGGCCACCGAGAGCGGCGAGCTCGCCCGCGAGCTCGGGCAAGAGTTGCTCGACGCGGCGGACAGTGTGGGTCCCTGCGAGCGCTGCGGCAATCTGGCCGAGGTCGATCCCGAGAAACATCGGGTGTGTCCGGTGTGCAGGGACTACCGCCGCGACCCGTCACTCCTGTGCATCGTCGCGCGCGTCCAGGATCTTCTCGCAATCGAGCGCAGCGGCGCCATGCGCGGGCGTTACTTCGTGCTGGGACGACTGCTCTCGCCGCTGGACGGGATCGGACCGGAGGAGCTACCCCTCAGCGCACTTCACAACCGCATCGCGACCGACGGCGTGAAGGAGGTCATCATCGCGACCCCGCCGAGCGTCGATGGTGAGGCGACCGCTCTCTACCTGGCGCGGGAGCTCGAGCGGGCCGGCGTGAGCGTCTCGCGCATCGCCAGCGGCGTCCCCCACGGCGGGGATCTCGAGTTTGCCGATCAGATCACCCTGGGCCGCGCCATCGACGGGCGCCGCTCGATGGGGCGCTGA
- a CDS encoding DUF374 domain-containing protein: MARAIGLLAGIVLRLWALSYRVTLVSETLAGLGPQGVFGFWHGRQMALLGTGALRQGVALVSHSRDGALQSGILSSLGVDAVRGSSSRGGARALRELVRRLRARPERALFAVDGPRGPAFVAKPGAAQAAVLARVPLFPVGSAARWVIRVRGAWDDFEIPLPFSRVVVVVGAPLDAARGVAEPQVLELAIRRAGATAAEGLARGRLPCLLGEGGRA, encoded by the coding sequence ATGGCCCGCGCGATCGGACTCCTTGCCGGCATCGTGCTCCGGCTCTGGGCGCTCAGCTATCGCGTCACGCTGGTGTCGGAGACCCTCGCAGGACTCGGGCCGCAGGGTGTGTTTGGTTTCTGGCACGGACGCCAGATGGCACTCTTGGGCACGGGCGCGCTTCGCCAGGGTGTGGCACTCGTCAGCCACTCGCGCGATGGGGCGCTTCAGTCCGGAATTCTGTCGAGCCTGGGAGTCGACGCCGTGCGCGGCTCGAGCTCGCGTGGTGGGGCGCGCGCACTCCGAGAGTTGGTGCGGCGGCTTCGAGCTCGACCCGAGCGAGCGCTGTTCGCAGTGGACGGGCCGCGCGGCCCCGCCTTCGTCGCCAAGCCGGGCGCGGCCCAGGCCGCGGTGCTGGCTCGGGTGCCGCTGTTTCCCGTGGGGAGCGCCGCGCGGTGGGTGATTCGAGTGCGGGGGGCGTGGGACGACTTCGAAATCCCGCTGCCGTTCTCACGAGTGGTCGTGGTCGTCGGCGCGCCGCTCGACGCGGCCCGCGGGGTCGCCGAGCCCCAGGTCCTCGAGCTGGCAATCCGTCGCGCCGGCGCCACAGCGGCGGAGGGCCTCGCCCGCGGCAGGCTCCCCTGCCTGCTGGGTGAAGGAGGCAGAGCGTGA